From the bacterium genome, the window TGAAGAGGATCGTCTCGAAGATCGACAAGCACGACAAGACCTTCGCCGAGAACGACCGGCGCAACCGGGCCGCAGCCGCGGACCTGGCGTCGCTGCTGGGGCGCATCGGCGAGGGTGGGCCGGCGCCGGCGCGCGAGCGCCACACCGGGCAGGGCAAGCTGCTGGTCCGCGAGCGGATCGAGCGGCTGCTGGATCCCGGGGCGCCCTTCCTGGAGCTGTCGCCGCTGGCGGCCCACGGCGTCTACGGCGACGACGTGCCGGCCGCGGGGCTGGTGACCGGCATCGGCACGGTGCACGGCCGGCCGGTGATGGTCGTGGCGAACGACGCCACGGTCAAAGGCGGCACCTACTACCCGTTGACGGTGAAGAAGCACCTGCGCGCCCAGGAGATCGCCCTGGAGAACCGCCTGCCCTGCGTCTACCTCGTGGACTCCGGCGGCGCCTTCCTGCCGTTGCAGGCCGAGGTCTTCCCCGACCGCGACCACTTCGGGCGGATCTTCTACAACCAGGCCCGCATGTCGGCGCTGGGCATCCCGCAGATCGCGGCGGTGCTGGGCAGCTGCACCGCGGGCGGCGCCTACGTGCCGGCGATGAGCGACGAGGTGGTGATCGTGCGCGAGCAGGGCACGATCTTCCTGGGCGGCCCGCCGCTGGTCAAGGCGGCGACCGGCGAGGAGGTCACCGCCGAGGAGCTGGGCGGCGGCGACGTGCACACGCGCATCTCGGGCGTCGCGGACCATCTCGCCCAGGACGACGCGCACGCCCTGCGCCTGGTGCGCGACATCGTGGAGAACCTCGGCCCGGTCGAGACGGCCGCGGTGCCGACCGCCCCGGCCGAGCCGCCGCACGAGGACCCCGAGGAGCTTTACGGGGTCGCCTCGGCCGACCCGCGCCAGGCCTTCGACGCGCGCGAGGTGATCGCCCGCCTGGTCGACGGCAGCCGGCTGCACGAGTTCAAGCCGCGCTACGGCGCGACGCTGGTCTGCGGTTTCGCGCGGATCCACGGCTACACGGTGGGCATCCTCGCCAACAACGGCATCCTGTTCAGCGAGTCGGCCCTGAAGGGCACCCACTTCATCGAGCTGTGCAACGCGCGGCGC encodes:
- a CDS encoding carboxyl transferase domain-containing protein, giving the protein MKRIVSKIDKHDKTFAENDRRNRAAAADLASLLGRIGEGGPAPARERHTGQGKLLVRERIERLLDPGAPFLELSPLAAHGVYGDDVPAAGLVTGIGTVHGRPVMVVANDATVKGGTYYPLTVKKHLRAQEIALENRLPCVYLVDSGGAFLPLQAEVFPDRDHFGRIFYNQARMSALGIPQIAAVLGSCTAGGAYVPAMSDEVVIVREQGTIFLGGPPLVKAATGEEVTAEELGGGDVHTRISGVADHLAQDDAHALRLVRDIVENLGPVETAAVPTAPAEPPHEDPEELYGVASADPRQAFDAREVIARLVDGSRLHEFKPRYGATLVCGFARIHGYTVGILANNGILFSESALKGTHFIELCNARRVPLVFLQNITGFMVGKAYEHGGIAKDGAKLVNAVSNSTVPKFTVIIGGSYGAGNYGMCGRAFQPRLLLMWPQAKISVMGGEQAAGVLLQVKQDQLARQGQALDAAGEAAIVEPIRAKYETEGHAYYSSARLWDDGVVDPLQTRDALGLGIAMSLCAPIPPATYGVFRM